One Williamsia sp. DF01-3 genomic region harbors:
- a CDS encoding AAA family ATPase has translation MSAPLIRRPELGALQRFLSSANEQPSGLLFEGEAGIGKTTVWQAAIERAREQGFRVLAARPGAAEVVLTYAVLADVLGDIEPAVVEHLPQAQQDAVDRVLSRAASGPASDEHVVGAAFLSILHRLGEHSPVVVAVDDVQWLDASSRAVMMFALRRARGRIGVLGAVRSEVGAADPAAWLQLSRPDGVERLRLKPFTLGGLHTLIAHRLGRSLPRPAIVRIAEISGATRFMPSNLPAAQTVSQRPITFIYPAHSLRSCRRG, from the coding sequence GTGTCAGCACCGTTGATCCGACGCCCGGAACTCGGTGCGCTGCAGCGCTTCCTGAGCTCAGCTAACGAGCAGCCCTCGGGGTTGTTGTTCGAGGGCGAGGCCGGTATTGGCAAGACGACCGTCTGGCAGGCAGCGATCGAGCGGGCCCGGGAACAAGGATTCAGGGTCCTGGCAGCGCGACCGGGCGCAGCTGAAGTGGTGCTCACCTATGCGGTCCTGGCCGACGTGCTGGGCGACATCGAGCCGGCGGTGGTCGAGCATTTGCCGCAGGCCCAGCAGGACGCGGTCGACCGGGTGCTCTCACGGGCGGCGTCAGGACCTGCCTCTGACGAACACGTGGTCGGCGCAGCGTTTCTGTCAATCCTGCACCGCCTCGGCGAGCACTCACCGGTAGTAGTTGCCGTCGACGATGTGCAGTGGCTCGATGCGTCCAGTCGTGCAGTGATGATGTTTGCGCTACGACGGGCGCGGGGGCGAATCGGTGTCCTGGGCGCGGTGCGCTCAGAGGTGGGTGCCGCCGATCCCGCCGCCTGGCTGCAGCTCAGCAGACCCGATGGAGTCGAACGCTTGCGCCTCAAGCCGTTCACTCTCGGCGGCCTTCATACACTCATCGCACACCGCTTGGGCCGCTCACTACCGCGGCCGGCGATCGTGCGGATCGCCGAAATCTCGGGGGCAACCCGTTTTATGCCCTCGAACTTGCCCGCAGCACAAACGGTCTCGCAGCGACCCATCACGTTCATTTACCCGGCACACTCACTGCGATCGTGCAGGCGCGGCTGA
- a CDS encoding nickel-binding protein, with amino-acid sequence MLTTPPNMSCYLVEWYQPDPSAAHLDDTVADLQAHETAHTARHTDVRLLLAVSAPHDEVLYCVFAGHSSDAVTRACAHAGHPAERITPDVHLQVTANELESTATRAARADRTTASSSITPSTPRVGPPPHDARPTTHSHRKRGDTP; translated from the coding sequence GTGTTGACCACACCGCCGAATATGAGCTGCTACCTCGTGGAGTGGTATCAGCCTGACCCAAGCGCAGCGCACCTCGACGACACCGTCGCAGACTTGCAAGCCCACGAGACCGCACACACTGCACGCCACACCGATGTTCGCTTGCTTCTGGCCGTGTCCGCGCCCCACGACGAAGTGCTGTACTGCGTCTTCGCAGGCCACTCGTCTGACGCCGTCACCCGCGCCTGCGCCCACGCTGGCCACCCCGCCGAACGCATCACCCCCGACGTCCACCTCCAGGTCACCGCGAATGAACTCGAATCCACTGCCACACGTGCGGCCCGCGCAGACCGCACGACCGCATCGTCGTCGATCACCCCCTCCACCCCGCGCGTTGGACCACCACCACACGATGCGCGCCCAACCACCCACTCACACAGGAAAAGAGGTGACACACCATGA
- a CDS encoding LuxR family transcriptional regulator produces MDRIVEILEGAEAQNIATIAGNRVEFTHPLLTAGLYSQATPAQRRAVHRNLASIIDQPELRARHLALSAATANPTTLDALDCAAEALSAQGAPMAAGELTDLAIALGGDTPLRRIRAASHHFRAADMLKAQQAIEPALAQSPAGLLRAIAANLLAAVRMYDDSFVEAADLLTSVLGDAADNQAILARTLLSLSMAEGMNGQFESALHHASRAVSVADGSGDHSVLSSALAMWVTLKCAYGHGYDAAAMHRALELEGPGGDAPVPYRPSAVHALMLAWTGQLDQAHTQMAAVRHRCIERGADSDMMWVAGHTILINIWRGRYTEAAEVADDAMERAQQLDGKNMLVIARLLRVMVTAYTGDRNSRAQAREVIDDARRCGSRYLSEWPTMTLGFIEVSLGHYTEAISTLRPLLDNFHIHPGTEILSSGYIPDAVEALVALGRPEEAEPLVYALERNGSTLDRPWMLALGARGRSMLLAAANNIHAAETHAARAMVEHERLPMPFEQARTQLLLGQLQRRQRRKEAAAATLSEALQTFDKLGTPLWAARARTELDRVSIGPRDIAALTPSEQRVADLVATGMTTRAVAAALFISPKTVEVNLTRIYRKLGIRSRAQLSSALAKITTRAP; encoded by the coding sequence GTGGACCGTATCGTTGAGATCCTCGAGGGCGCTGAGGCCCAGAACATAGCGACAATCGCCGGCAACCGCGTCGAGTTCACCCACCCGCTGTTGACCGCTGGTCTCTACAGCCAAGCCACCCCCGCCCAGCGCCGAGCCGTGCACCGAAACCTTGCCTCAATCATCGACCAACCCGAGTTGCGGGCCAGGCACCTAGCCTTATCCGCGGCCACTGCAAACCCCACAACACTGGACGCGCTGGACTGCGCCGCCGAAGCGCTCAGCGCGCAGGGAGCGCCGATGGCCGCCGGCGAATTGACCGACCTGGCAATCGCACTCGGCGGCGACACCCCACTGCGGCGCATCCGTGCGGCCAGCCACCACTTCCGCGCCGCCGACATGCTCAAAGCACAACAAGCCATCGAACCGGCACTGGCTCAATCGCCGGCAGGGTTGCTGCGAGCCATCGCTGCGAATCTACTTGCTGCGGTACGGATGTACGACGACAGCTTCGTCGAGGCAGCTGACCTGCTGACATCGGTACTTGGCGACGCCGCCGACAACCAGGCGATACTCGCGCGCACACTCTTGTCGCTGTCGATGGCCGAAGGCATGAACGGCCAATTCGAGAGCGCGTTGCATCACGCTTCGCGAGCAGTGTCAGTGGCCGACGGCAGCGGCGACCACTCGGTCCTCAGCAGCGCTCTGGCCATGTGGGTGACACTCAAATGCGCCTACGGGCACGGCTACGATGCCGCCGCGATGCACCGCGCGCTCGAGCTCGAAGGACCGGGCGGCGACGCGCCAGTCCCATACCGGCCCAGCGCGGTGCACGCGTTGATGCTGGCCTGGACAGGGCAACTCGATCAGGCCCACACCCAGATGGCTGCCGTGCGTCATCGGTGCATCGAACGTGGTGCTGACAGCGACATGATGTGGGTCGCCGGGCACACCATCTTGATCAACATATGGCGAGGGCGTTACACCGAGGCAGCCGAAGTCGCCGACGACGCGATGGAACGCGCGCAGCAACTGGACGGCAAGAACATGCTTGTCATCGCCCGGCTGCTGCGGGTGATGGTCACCGCCTACACCGGCGACCGCAACAGCCGTGCCCAGGCCCGGGAGGTGATCGACGACGCCCGCCGCTGCGGTTCACGCTACCTCTCCGAATGGCCCACAATGACCCTGGGTTTCATCGAGGTGTCCCTAGGCCACTACACAGAAGCCATCAGCACGCTACGACCGCTGCTCGACAACTTTCATATCCACCCGGGGACCGAAATCCTCAGCTCGGGATACATTCCCGACGCTGTCGAAGCACTCGTCGCACTCGGGCGCCCCGAGGAGGCAGAACCGCTCGTCTACGCCCTCGAACGCAACGGATCTACGCTGGACCGACCCTGGATGCTCGCCCTCGGTGCCCGCGGTCGCAGCATGCTTCTGGCCGCCGCCAACAACATTCATGCCGCCGAAACACACGCCGCACGCGCCATGGTCGAGCACGAACGGCTGCCCATGCCGTTCGAGCAGGCCCGCACCCAACTGCTCCTAGGGCAACTACAACGTCGACAACGCCGAAAAGAAGCAGCAGCTGCAACACTGTCCGAGGCACTGCAGACCTTCGACAAGCTGGGCACCCCTCTGTGGGCCGCCCGGGCCCGCACCGAACTCGACCGCGTCAGTATTGGACCCAGGGACATCGCCGCCCTGACTCCCTCCGAACAACGCGTCGCAGACCTCGTCGCGACCGGCATGACCACACGCGCCGTAGCAGCCGCACTGTTCATCAGCCCAAAAACCGTCGAAGTCAACCTCACCCGCATCTACCGCAAACTCGGTATCCGCTCACGCGCCCAACTGAGCTCCGCCCTCGCCAAGATCACTACCCGCGCACCCTAG